Proteins encoded in a region of the Qipengyuania oceanensis genome:
- a CDS encoding sigma-70 family RNA polymerase sigma factor, translating to MQDNREKLQEALIAVSAGDRMALKTVYDLTSAKLYGTIVRIVRSRERSEDLLQDVFVKVWTRAGRYDEAKGSPITWLCTLARNAALNDARRVGRANEVTGDALPDMSDDELIPADDWLCHLEDCEALRRCLQELQRDHRQSICMAFFEGYSYSQLADKVAVPLGTMKSWIRRGLSALKGCLGG from the coding sequence ATGCAAGACAATCGCGAAAAGTTGCAGGAAGCCCTTATTGCCGTCTCGGCTGGCGATCGCATGGCGCTGAAAACCGTCTATGACCTGACCTCCGCCAAGCTTTACGGAACCATCGTCAGGATCGTCCGCTCTCGCGAGCGGTCCGAAGATCTGCTGCAGGATGTATTCGTCAAAGTCTGGACACGTGCTGGGCGGTACGATGAAGCCAAGGGTAGCCCAATCACTTGGCTCTGCACTCTGGCGCGCAATGCGGCTCTGAACGATGCAAGACGCGTAGGCCGGGCGAACGAGGTCACCGGCGACGCTCTACCCGACATGTCCGACGATGAACTGATCCCCGCAGACGATTGGCTGTGCCACTTGGAAGATTGCGAAGCGTTACGCCGCTGCCTGCAGGAGTTGCAGCGCGATCATCGCCAGTCCATCTGCATGGCGTTTTTTGAGGGTTATTCTTACTCGCAGCTTGCCGACAAGGTCGCAGTTCCCCTCGGAACCATGAAGAGCTGGATCAGGCGCGGACTCAGCGCGTTGAAGGGGTGCCTGGGTGGCTGA